A DNA window from Mucilaginibacter xinganensis contains the following coding sequences:
- a CDS encoding DoxX family protein, with product MHTSKTQNAARIILGAFLTFAGISHLTFNRSVFLAQVPQWLPVDPDVTVILSGIVEISLGLALIFAVRYKKWVGITAAVFFVLVFPGNVAQYVNKVNAFGLNTDNARLIRLFFQPILIIWALWSTNVLTKRN from the coding sequence ATGCACACATCCAAAACACAAAACGCTGCCCGGATCATTTTAGGGGCCTTTTTAACCTTTGCAGGTATTAGTCATCTTACTTTTAACCGTTCAGTGTTTTTAGCACAGGTACCTCAGTGGCTACCTGTTGATCCGGATGTAACAGTAATATTATCAGGAATAGTTGAGATCAGCTTGGGTTTAGCGCTCATTTTCGCGGTTAGATACAAAAAATGGGTTGGCATTACCGCAGCAGTTTTCTTTGTGCTGGTCTTCCCGGGGAATGTTGCACAGTATGTCAATAAAGTAAATGCCTTCGGTCTTAATACAGACAATGCAAGGTTAATACGTCTCTTCTTTCAACCGATCCTTATCATATGGGCACTATGGAGTACCAATGTGCTCACTAAGAGAAATTAA
- a CDS encoding efflux RND transporter periplasmic adaptor subunit, with amino-acid sequence MKKNTKRTLIIAAIIIVIGGVWFITTKKKEKPVVLPTEVPAYGYIAQTVTATGTIQPVDTVAVGTQVSGIVKVINADFNSKVKKGQLLAQLDKSLLQATVDQASATLRTQQSQLVYNQNFYNRQKLLYSSGSISKQDYESALNNFNSSKAAVDNASAALRSAEKNLSYTDIYSPVDGVVLSRSVSLGQTVAAAFSTPTLFVIAKDISKMQVQADVDEADIGNVKIGNRVSFTVDAYIDDVFKGTVYDVRLHPKTTSNVVTYTTIIYAPNDSLMLKPGMTANINVYTKEVKNALMVSSKSLNFAPDSSLKKQFTLKPMPQADGSSAAKGPGKPGSVWLKKGKDLIQTPVRYGLDDNTHAEILSGLSVKDTVVSSLPVPVQAEAGTSILPSPGGADKNKKP; translated from the coding sequence ATGAAAAAAAATACAAAAAGAACGCTCATTATCGCAGCCATTATTATAGTGATTGGCGGTGTTTGGTTCATTACGACTAAAAAGAAAGAAAAACCGGTAGTATTGCCCACAGAGGTGCCTGCTTATGGTTATATTGCTCAAACTGTCACAGCGACCGGAACTATTCAACCGGTAGATACTGTAGCGGTAGGTACCCAGGTGTCGGGCATCGTTAAAGTGATCAATGCCGATTTTAACTCCAAAGTAAAAAAAGGCCAGTTATTGGCGCAGCTGGATAAATCGCTTTTGCAGGCAACGGTCGATCAGGCCAGCGCTACCTTGCGCACTCAGCAAAGCCAGCTGGTTTATAACCAGAATTTCTATAACAGGCAGAAACTGTTGTACAGCAGCGGCTCTATCAGTAAGCAGGACTATGAATCGGCTCTGAACAATTTTAATTCATCAAAAGCAGCGGTCGATAATGCTTCGGCTGCGCTCCGCTCAGCTGAAAAAAACCTGTCCTATACAGATATTTATTCGCCGGTAGATGGTGTGGTGCTTTCGCGCAGTGTCAGCCTAGGCCAAACCGTTGCGGCAGCATTCAGTACACCAACGCTTTTTGTTATCGCTAAAGATATTTCAAAAATGCAGGTACAGGCAGATGTGGATGAGGCTGATATCGGCAATGTGAAAATCGGTAACCGCGTCAGCTTTACGGTTGACGCCTATATAGATGATGTTTTTAAAGGAACAGTATATGATGTTCGCCTGCACCCGAAGACCACCTCAAATGTGGTTACCTACACAACCATCATCTATGCTCCAAACGACAGCCTGATGCTTAAACCAGGGATGACCGCTAATATCAATGTTTATACCAAAGAGGTCAAAAACGCGCTGATGGTTAGCTCCAAGTCGCTGAATTTTGCACCTGATTCTTCGTTAAAGAAACAATTTACTTTAAAACCAATGCCGCAGGCTGATGGCAGTAGTGCTGCCAAAGGGCCGGGTAAACCGGGAAGCGTATGGCTCAAAAAAGGAAAGGACCTGATACAAACACCGGTTCGCTACGGGCTTGATGATAATACCCACGCCGAGATACTGTCGGGGTTATCTGTAAAAGATACGGTCGTATCCTCGCTGCCTGTACCGGTGCAGGCCGAAGCCGGCACATCTATCCTGCCAAGCCCGGGCGGCGCTGATAAAAACAAAAAGCCGTAA
- a CDS encoding NAD(P)H-dependent oxidoreductase — protein sequence MSLLESLKWRYATKKYDPTKKVSQEDIDKIVEAARLAPTSSGLQQFRVLVVSNQEIKEKLAPSSLNSEVMVDCSHVLVFAAWDKYTAERIDTTYNRITDERNLPRGRFDSYTDKIKNIYLNETPEENFVHTARQSYIGFAMAIAEAAELKIDSTPAEGFNNALVDELLDLKSLGLKSVILLYLGYRDETGDWLASMKKVRNPVDEFVIEYK from the coding sequence ATGTCATTATTAGAATCTTTAAAGTGGAGATATGCCACTAAAAAATACGATCCAACTAAAAAAGTAAGTCAGGAAGATATTGATAAAATTGTAGAAGCCGCACGTTTGGCCCCTACTTCTTCTGGCTTGCAGCAGTTCCGTGTGTTGGTGGTTTCCAATCAGGAAATTAAGGAGAAGCTTGCGCCAAGCTCGCTTAACTCTGAGGTAATGGTAGACTGCTCCCATGTGTTAGTGTTTGCCGCTTGGGATAAGTATACCGCCGAACGGATAGATACCACCTATAATCGCATTACCGATGAAAGAAACCTGCCGCGCGGAAGATTTGATAGTTATACAGATAAGATCAAAAACATCTATTTGAATGAAACACCGGAAGAAAACTTTGTACATACGGCCCGCCAGTCGTACATCGGGTTTGCAATGGCCATTGCCGAAGCTGCCGAACTTAAGATAGATAGTACGCCTGCAGAAGGGTTCAACAACGCCCTGGTTGATGAACTGCTTGACCTCAAATCATTAGGGCTAAAAAGTGTAATATTATTATACTTGGGATACCGTGATGAAACCGGAGATTGGTTGGCATCTATGAAAAAAGTGCGTAACCCAGTTGACGAATTTGTAATTGAATACAAGTGA
- a CDS encoding ABC transporter ATP-binding protein, translated as MKKILELHDIMREFQMGSEIVRALKGVSFDVFAGEFVTIMGSSGSGKTTLLNTLGCLDKPTSGTYLLDGVSVREQSRDQLAKLRNQKIGFVFQAYNLLPRTTALENVELPLFYNPTVTAAERRERAAAALQAVKLGDRINHMPNEMSGGQQQRVAIARALVNEPVMILADEATGNLDTRTSYEIMALMQDLNQSQGKTIVFVTHEPDIAAFSSRTITLRDGRVVKDQVNQQVRSAKEMLAALPETEDYHV; from the coding sequence ATGAAAAAGATCTTAGAGTTACATGATATAATGCGGGAATTCCAGATGGGATCGGAAATTGTGCGGGCGCTGAAGGGTGTAAGCTTTGATGTATTTGCCGGCGAGTTTGTGACCATCATGGGCAGCAGCGGCTCGGGCAAAACAACCTTATTGAATACCCTGGGCTGCCTTGATAAACCAACCAGCGGAACTTACCTGCTTGATGGCGTATCGGTGCGCGAACAGAGCCGGGATCAACTGGCCAAACTTCGGAATCAAAAAATCGGTTTTGTATTTCAGGCCTATAACTTGCTGCCGCGTACCACTGCCCTGGAAAATGTGGAGTTGCCGCTGTTTTATAACCCTACCGTAACAGCAGCAGAACGCCGGGAGCGGGCCGCAGCTGCTCTGCAAGCTGTAAAACTGGGCGACCGGATAAATCACATGCCCAATGAAATGTCGGGCGGCCAACAGCAGCGTGTGGCCATTGCCCGTGCGTTGGTGAACGAGCCGGTGATGATCCTGGCCGATGAGGCTACCGGTAACCTGGATACGCGCACATCTTATGAAATTATGGCTTTGATGCAGGACTTGAATCAAAGCCAGGGCAAAACCATCGTTTTTGTGACCCACGAACCAGATATCGCAGCTTTCAGCAGCCGTACGATCACGCTAAGGGATGGCCGCGTAGTGAAAGATCAAGTTAACCAGCAGGTACGTTCAGCCAAAGAGATGCTGGCTGCCTTACCAGAAACCGAAGATTACCACGTATGA
- a CDS encoding oxidoreductase, which yields MFRSMCKHKLIANTGYTRESGKTALHQGLAKLISFGRPFIANPDLPERFA from the coding sequence CTGTTCAGAAGTATGTGTAAGCACAAATTGATTGCCAATACCGGATATACCAGGGAGAGTGGAAAGACTGCGCTGCATCAGGGGCTAGCTAAGCTTATATCATTTGGCAGACCGTTTATTGCAAATCCGGATCTGCCGGAAAGGTTTGCTTAG
- a CDS encoding glyoxalase: protein MDIKLFTELQNIHVIAWNEKDPAKRNELLEVIYAEDIKMYDKDFILDGLKSVSDFIGKLIAEDPAYHFAAAKPIEPLQDSARFYGLINTSGGPLNSMDFFLLEDGKVKHLYAFLEPAQ, encoded by the coding sequence ATGGACATCAAACTATTTACCGAACTGCAAAACATACATGTAATCGCGTGGAATGAAAAAGATCCGGCAAAACGAAACGAGCTGCTGGAAGTGATCTATGCAGAGGATATTAAAATGTACGACAAGGATTTTATTCTGGATGGGTTAAAATCAGTTTCCGATTTTATAGGAAAGCTTATAGCTGAAGATCCAGCATATCATTTCGCTGCAGCCAAACCTATTGAACCGCTTCAAGATAGCGCAAGATTTTATGGCCTTATTAACACCAGTGGCGGACCGCTGAATAGCATGGACTTTTTCCTTCTCGAGGATGGTAAGGTTAAGCATTTGTATGCATTCCTGGAACCCGCCCAATAA
- a CDS encoding type 1 glutamine amidotransferase domain-containing protein → MKILFVVTSHDQLGDSGKKTGFWVEEFAAPYYKFVDAGYEVVVATPKGGQAPIDPSSEAPSAQTEATQRYYNDAKVQEVIAHTHKLAEMQASNFDAVFYPGGHGPLWDLASDPYSAKLILDFYNNGKLVGAVCHAPGAFKNVKLQNGESFVKGKNVTGFSNTEEAAVKLTDVVPFLVETEMKNLGANYSKVEDWGIHVVEDGLLITGQNPASSESVAETMISRLK, encoded by the coding sequence ATGAAAATTTTATTTGTAGTAACATCACATGATCAATTAGGCGATTCAGGCAAAAAGACAGGTTTTTGGGTAGAAGAATTTGCCGCCCCATATTATAAGTTTGTTGATGCGGGTTATGAAGTAGTGGTAGCTACCCCTAAAGGCGGCCAGGCACCTATAGATCCCAGCAGCGAAGCGCCTTCGGCACAAACCGAAGCTACCCAACGGTATTACAACGATGCCAAAGTACAGGAAGTTATCGCCCACACCCACAAGCTTGCCGAAATGCAAGCATCAAATTTTGATGCCGTATTTTATCCGGGTGGCCATGGTCCGCTTTGGGATTTAGCTAGCGACCCGTATTCGGCAAAACTGATTTTAGATTTTTACAATAATGGCAAATTGGTTGGCGCGGTTTGCCATGCGCCGGGTGCCTTTAAAAATGTAAAGCTTCAAAATGGAGAATCTTTTGTGAAAGGTAAAAATGTAACCGGGTTTTCAAACACAGAAGAAGCCGCCGTGAAGCTAACAGACGTCGTTCCTTTTTTAGTAGAAACTGAAATGAAAAACTTAGGTGCTAACTACAGCAAGGTGGAAGACTGGGGCATACACGTGGTAGAAGACGGTTTATTGATCACCGGCCAAAATCCCGCATCGTCTGAAAGTGTTGCCGAAACAATGATCTCCCGTTTAAAATAA
- a CDS encoding YihY/virulence factor BrkB family protein, whose amino-acid sequence MKWTHRLLLRFKFYQAFVKWSKSYILPGFDPLPLYNVIAFFAHEIQESTLLNKASALAFNFMLAFFPATIFLFTLIPYIPIKNFQGQLLSILSTVLPYNAYMAFQATIEDIVKIHNGKLLSVGFLSALYFATNGISNLMQAFNRSSLIIEKRSWLKRRRIALSLTIVISIALLAAITLMTAGEAFITLLKSHIREKSHFWIYLLALSRWVFVIVIFFVTISLLYRYGPANKQKWKFLSTGSIMATILAILTSLGFTYYINNFSSYNKVYGSLGGLIILMLWLYLNSLILLIGFELNASIEYSKRNIKVIKPMFNSFRKKPSE is encoded by the coding sequence ATGAAGTGGACGCATCGTCTTTTACTCCGATTTAAGTTTTACCAGGCATTTGTGAAGTGGTCAAAGTCTTATATTTTGCCCGGCTTTGATCCCCTGCCCCTGTATAATGTTATTGCATTTTTTGCACATGAAATACAAGAGAGCACTTTATTAAATAAAGCCTCGGCACTGGCATTTAATTTCATGCTGGCATTTTTCCCGGCCACTATCTTCTTATTTACGCTTATCCCCTACATTCCTATCAAGAATTTTCAGGGGCAGCTGCTCAGCATATTATCAACTGTGCTGCCCTACAACGCCTATATGGCATTCCAGGCTACTATTGAAGATATTGTAAAGATCCATAATGGAAAGTTATTATCTGTGGGCTTTTTATCAGCGCTATACTTTGCAACAAATGGCATCAGCAATTTAATGCAGGCATTTAACCGGTCGTCGCTTATTATTGAAAAACGAAGCTGGCTGAAACGACGCCGGATAGCGCTCTCGCTTACTATAGTGATCAGCATAGCACTTTTAGCTGCCATAACGCTCATGACTGCAGGCGAAGCCTTTATAACGCTTTTAAAGAGCCATATCAGGGAGAAAAGCCATTTCTGGATTTACCTGCTTGCCCTGTCCCGCTGGGTTTTCGTAATTGTTATTTTTTTCGTCACCATCTCTTTGTTGTACCGTTATGGCCCGGCCAATAAGCAGAAATGGAAATTTTTAAGCACAGGATCTATAATGGCCACCATACTGGCTATATTAACTTCGTTGGGGTTCACTTACTATATCAACAATTTTTCGTCATACAATAAGGTATATGGCTCCCTGGGTGGCCTGATTATACTTATGCTCTGGCTCTACCTTAATTCACTCATCCTTTTAATAGGCTTTGAACTCAACGCAAGTATTGAATACTCCAAGCGGAATATAAAAGTGATTAAGCCAATGTTTAACAGCTTTCGTAAAAAGCCATCCGAATAA
- a CDS encoding ABC transporter permease, with the protein MKVLNLIRLALLALQRNKLRAVLTMLGIIIGVAAVITIGAIGAGSTASIHSSLSSMGSNLVMVMPNSNAPGGARLQGANVETLTEKDFVALKKESTYINAISPSSQSKGQAINGSLNWPTTIEGVSGEYLAIKNISLKDGKMFSDRDVHTYGKVCLLGQTVVDNVFPKGVDPVGKIIRFNKIPFQVIGILNKKGQNTFGQDQDDIILAPYTTVQKRIIASIYFGSFNASAKSENLSQAAADEMGKILRKTHRLRPSQDNDFTVRTQAELIQTLSSITTLLTALLTAIAAISLVIGGIGIMNIMYVSVTERTKEIGLRMAIGARGRDILSQFLTEAIIISVTGGLIGILIGETLAFVIANALKWEPIIDKASIIEAFGFCTLIGVFFGYYPALKASRLDPIEALRYE; encoded by the coding sequence ATGAAAGTTTTAAATCTGATCAGGCTCGCGCTACTGGCTCTGCAACGCAATAAGCTCAGGGCCGTACTAACCATGCTCGGTATCATTATTGGTGTAGCCGCTGTAATTACTATCGGTGCTATAGGCGCGGGCTCAACCGCAAGTATACATAGTTCGCTGTCCAGCATGGGGTCTAACTTAGTTATGGTGATGCCTAATAGCAACGCACCCGGCGGCGCGCGTTTACAGGGGGCTAACGTAGAAACGCTGACCGAAAAAGATTTTGTCGCCTTAAAAAAGGAATCCACTTATATTAATGCCATATCGCCTTCATCCCAATCAAAAGGGCAGGCGATAAACGGTTCGCTTAACTGGCCGACCACCATTGAAGGTGTGAGCGGGGAGTATCTAGCCATCAAAAATATATCGCTCAAAGACGGTAAAATGTTCTCAGACCGGGACGTACATACTTACGGAAAAGTTTGCCTGCTGGGTCAAACCGTGGTAGATAACGTATTTCCAAAAGGAGTCGATCCGGTCGGCAAGATCATTCGCTTTAATAAAATTCCATTCCAGGTTATCGGCATACTAAACAAAAAAGGGCAAAATACATTCGGACAGGACCAGGATGATATCATCCTGGCTCCTTATACCACCGTTCAGAAACGGATCATCGCATCCATCTATTTCGGTAGTTTTAATGCCTCGGCCAAATCTGAAAACCTCTCACAGGCCGCTGCCGATGAAATGGGAAAGATACTCCGTAAAACGCATCGCCTTCGCCCAAGCCAGGACAATGATTTTACAGTGCGAACACAGGCCGAGCTGATCCAAACCCTCAGCTCGATCACCACATTACTTACTGCGTTATTGACCGCCATAGCAGCCATATCGCTGGTCATCGGGGGGATTGGTATTATGAATATTATGTACGTTTCTGTAACGGAACGTACCAAAGAGATCGGACTGCGCATGGCAATTGGGGCGCGCGGCAGGGATATCCTTAGCCAGTTTTTAACGGAGGCTATTATCATCAGCGTTACCGGCGGTCTCATCGGTATCCTGATCGGCGAGACGCTGGCTTTTGTCATCGCCAATGCGCTGAAATGGGAGCCTATTATTGATAAAGCATCAATCATCGAAGCATTTGGCTTCTGTACGCTGATCGGGGTTTTCTTTGGCTACTACCCGGCACTGAAAGCTTCCCGGCTTGACCCGATAGAGGCTTTGCGATATGAATAA
- a CDS encoding MarR family winged helix-turn-helix transcriptional regulator, which produces MEDLLRLEKQICFPAYAFSRNLTNLYRPLLAELDITYPQYLVLMILWEHEQQTVNQLGEKLYLDTGTLTPLLKRLEQKGMVNRTRSKEDERVVVISLTTSGVQLKERAEHIPVELVKCLDISIEELLQLKGLLNKILNK; this is translated from the coding sequence ATGGAAGATTTACTTAGGCTCGAGAAACAGATATGTTTCCCGGCATATGCGTTCTCAAGAAATCTCACTAACCTCTATAGGCCATTGCTTGCCGAACTCGACATTACTTATCCCCAATATTTAGTGTTGATGATATTGTGGGAGCATGAACAGCAGACCGTAAATCAGTTGGGTGAAAAGCTGTACCTGGATACCGGAACGCTCACGCCATTGTTAAAAAGGCTGGAACAAAAAGGAATGGTAAACAGAACCCGGAGTAAGGAAGATGAACGTGTAGTAGTGATTTCTTTAACAACATCCGGTGTTCAACTGAAAGAAAGGGCAGAACACATCCCTGTGGAGTTGGTAAAATGCCTGGATATTTCTATAGAGGAGCTTCTTCAACTAAAAGGATTGTTAAACAAAATTTTAAATAAGTAA
- a CDS encoding TolC family protein: MTKKTFFLFLSCLISGMTAFSQDSLSVVKWDLQTCLDYAKKNNIQVNSARLSQQTSQQELILSKGSALPNLYGSATQYVNHYHNEAVYGSGNYGLTSSWTLYQGGYIKSDIQQKNVEVERVNLSILQQVNDLTLQITQYYLNILLDKETIVYQQNVVATSKAQVEQAKKRLDAGSIAQKDVAQLLAQLANDKYTLVTAENAQRQDLISLKQLLQLSATTFDVITPDTIISKKAVDNLLNVQQTALMDRPEVRNGELYVKSAEFGLQKANSGYLPTLTASGFAGSSYQGAGSGYFTQLNNGFNQQVGLSLSIPIFTRKVNQVNRAEAKINIDQAKLSLRDTKTTLTLTIEKAYINVVNSQNQYDAAAEAFKYNQETYRVANEQLKVGIVNMVDFLQQKSLYTQALQQYIQAKYNAALTIEIYEFYKGTPVKL; this comes from the coding sequence ATGACCAAAAAGACATTTTTTTTATTTTTAAGCTGCCTGATCAGCGGGATGACAGCGTTTTCCCAGGACAGCCTGAGCGTTGTTAAATGGGACCTGCAGACCTGCCTGGACTACGCAAAAAAAAATAATATTCAAGTCAACAGCGCCCGGCTAAGCCAGCAAACAAGCCAGCAGGAACTAATTCTGTCGAAGGGCTCTGCTTTACCCAATTTGTATGGTTCAGCCACCCAATATGTCAACCACTACCATAATGAAGCGGTTTATGGCTCCGGCAACTACGGGCTGACTTCCTCCTGGACCCTTTACCAGGGCGGTTACATCAAAAGCGATATCCAGCAAAAGAACGTGGAAGTGGAGCGTGTCAATCTGAGCATCCTGCAGCAGGTCAACGACCTGACCCTGCAGATCACCCAATATTACCTGAATATTTTACTGGATAAAGAAACCATTGTTTACCAGCAAAATGTGGTCGCTACTTCAAAAGCACAGGTAGAACAGGCAAAAAAACGACTGGACGCCGGCAGTATAGCACAAAAAGATGTTGCCCAGCTACTGGCACAACTGGCAAACGACAAATACACATTGGTTACCGCCGAAAACGCGCAACGCCAGGATCTGATCAGCCTGAAACAGCTCCTCCAGTTGAGCGCTACAACTTTCGATGTGATTACACCGGATACCATCATTTCAAAAAAAGCGGTGGATAACCTCTTAAACGTACAACAAACCGCGCTTATGGACCGGCCAGAGGTAAGGAACGGCGAACTGTATGTGAAATCAGCAGAGTTCGGCCTGCAAAAGGCCAATTCCGGTTACCTGCCAACGCTTACCGCTTCGGGCTTTGCCGGCAGCAGCTACCAGGGCGCGGGGAGTGGTTATTTTACCCAGTTGAACAACGGCTTCAACCAACAGGTTGGCCTTAGCCTGTCGATACCCATTTTTACCCGCAAGGTGAACCAGGTGAACCGGGCCGAAGCTAAAATTAATATTGATCAGGCGAAGCTTTCGCTAAGAGATACCAAAACGACCCTTACACTTACTATCGAAAAGGCTTACATCAATGTGGTTAATTCGCAAAATCAATATGACGCGGCGGCAGAGGCCTTTAAATACAATCAGGAAACTTACCGGGTCGCCAATGAGCAATTGAAAGTGGGTATTGTAAATATGGTTGACTTTTTACAGCAAAAATCCCTGTATACGCAGGCCTTACAGCAATATATCCAGGCCAAGTACAATGCAGCGCTTACGATAGAGATCTACGAATTCTACAAAGGCACTCCTGTTAAACTTTAA
- a CDS encoding organic hydroperoxide resistance protein, whose translation MKILYTADATATGGRNGHVKSDNGVLDLQVRMPKALGGANDDHTNPEQLFAAGYAACFDSALNLVIKQEKISTGDTTVTAKVSIGQNDAGGFGLAIELDVNIKEIDLDKANDLVAKAHQVCPYSNATRGNVEVKLAVTNN comes from the coding sequence ATGAAAATCTTATATACCGCAGACGCAACTGCGACCGGGGGGCGCAACGGCCATGTAAAGAGCGATAATGGCGTATTAGACTTGCAGGTTAGAATGCCGAAAGCACTTGGTGGTGCCAATGACGATCATACTAACCCCGAACAATTATTTGCGGCAGGTTACGCAGCATGTTTTGATAGCGCCCTTAATTTGGTTATTAAACAGGAAAAAATTTCAACCGGCGATACCACAGTAACAGCAAAGGTAAGCATTGGGCAAAACGATGCAGGAGGTTTTGGCCTAGCTATAGAATTGGATGTAAACATCAAGGAAATAGATCTGGATAAGGCTAATGACCTGGTAGCCAAAGCGCACCAGGTATGTCCGTATTCTAACGCTACCCGTGGTAATGTTGAAGTTAAATTGGCCGTTACCAATAATTGA
- a CDS encoding LytR/AlgR family response regulator transcription factor, with protein sequence MTIHCIAVDDEPVALEMIAAYVAKTPFLKLVMKCASALKALTILDEHPEIQLVFLDIKMADLNGLQLAEILNKDDNRRSVRIVFTTAFDQYALEGHKLAALDYLLKPFSFGDFTRAAERALEYFTLLEHDPEPQYLYVYANYQLIRIDMAQILYVESMADYIKLFLEDQSKPVLTLMTLKTAEQKLPASHFIRLHRSFIVAINKVTAVTKASVQVGRAAIPVTEPYREAFGNFMKIWHQRGS encoded by the coding sequence ATGACCATTCACTGTATCGCTGTTGATGATGAGCCGGTTGCTTTAGAAATGATCGCCGCTTACGTAGCTAAAACCCCATTTTTAAAGCTGGTCATGAAATGTGCCAGTGCATTGAAAGCACTTACCATTCTGGATGAACACCCCGAAATACAGCTAGTTTTTTTAGACATTAAGATGGCGGACCTGAACGGACTGCAGCTTGCCGAAATCCTTAACAAAGATGACAACCGGCGTTCGGTCCGAATTGTTTTCACGACCGCGTTTGATCAATACGCATTAGAAGGGCACAAGCTAGCTGCATTGGATTACCTGTTAAAGCCTTTCAGCTTTGGCGATTTTACCCGCGCCGCCGAGCGGGCGTTGGAATATTTTACTTTGCTGGAGCACGATCCCGAGCCACAGTACCTTTATGTGTACGCTAATTACCAGCTGATCCGGATCGATATGGCACAGATTCTGTACGTGGAAAGCATGGCTGACTATATCAAGCTCTTTTTGGAAGACCAGTCAAAACCAGTGCTCACGCTAATGACTTTAAAAACAGCGGAACAAAAACTACCAGCCAGCCATTTTATACGGCTGCACCGTTCGTTCATCGTGGCCATCAATAAAGTGACCGCCGTAACAAAAGCATCCGTGCAGGTTGGCCGGGCTGCCATCCCGGTAACAGAACCTTACCGGGAGGCATTTGGCAATTTTATGAAAATCTGGCATCAGCGTGGTTCCTGA
- a CDS encoding sensor histidine kinase — MRSLIFSVHFAVLMGLLVFTCIPLTITSSLPIQIWVKQLALYAALVGIFYLHLRVLIPRLLYNNHGGAFALLVLLICITAALLNHQADKLMNLPGLIRKFAPKGHADGRNTPVGDLSIMIITMIVIGIAIIISVTRKVQDDLLKEKALENDRIAGELAVLRSQINPHFFFNVLHTIYGLTEIDTDRAREAIYTLSHMMRYVLYETRQPSTTLEKELRLIDSYRQLMQLRLPEHVTVVFNRPEGPVTAPLSPMLLLPFVENAFKHGISTVQPSHIYISAQLCQGLLRFEVRNTLFPEPSKETDEGSGIGLANTRRRLDLIYPNKYKLTVKEDHELQEFRIELQISLA; from the coding sequence TTGCGTTCTCTTATTTTCTCAGTGCACTTTGCGGTGTTAATGGGCTTGCTGGTTTTTACCTGTATCCCCCTAACCATTACATCTTCACTCCCAATACAGATCTGGGTCAAGCAATTAGCCTTGTACGCCGCCCTGGTAGGTATATTTTACCTCCATCTCCGGGTTCTCATACCCAGGCTGCTTTATAATAACCATGGAGGTGCCTTTGCGCTGCTCGTTTTACTGATCTGTATCACCGCAGCGTTATTAAACCACCAGGCTGATAAATTAATGAACCTGCCTGGATTGATCCGCAAATTTGCTCCCAAAGGACATGCGGATGGCCGAAATACACCTGTTGGCGACCTCAGTATCATGATTATTACGATGATCGTCATTGGGATTGCTATTATTATATCGGTTACCCGAAAAGTACAGGACGATCTGTTAAAAGAGAAAGCGCTGGAGAATGACCGCATCGCAGGTGAACTCGCGGTTCTGCGGTCGCAGATCAACCCGCATTTTTTTTTCAATGTATTACATACCATTTACGGGCTGACCGAGATCGATACGGACCGGGCGCGGGAAGCTATTTACACCTTGTCGCATATGATGCGCTATGTTTTATATGAAACCCGGCAGCCTTCAACCACCCTCGAGAAAGAGTTACGACTGATCGACAGCTATAGGCAGTTGATGCAATTACGCCTGCCGGAACATGTAACCGTTGTTTTTAACAGGCCTGAAGGCCCGGTTACCGCACCGCTTTCGCCGATGTTATTGCTGCCGTTTGTGGAAAATGCCTTTAAGCATGGCATCAGTACGGTACAGCCGAGCCACATTTATATATCAGCGCAATTATGCCAGGGATTGTTACGCTTTGAGGTGCGCAATACGTTATTTCCCGAACCGTCTAAGGAAACAGACGAGGGCAGCGGGATCGGCCTGGCCAATACCCGCCGACGTCTGGACCTCATCTACCCGAACAAATACAAACTTACTGTTAAAGAAGACCACGAACTTCAGGAATTCAGGATCGAACTTCAAATATCACTCGCATGA